A single Candidatus Caccoplasma merdavium DNA region contains:
- a CDS encoding phosphoglycerate mutase family protein, with product MADDVEALSERNSDRAWRIVRAGGFFGAWASIGAEAHVVGSLRMGLLMKHRDIDLHVYSSLLSVSDSFGAVALLARNPAVRQITYRNLVDTEEACIEWHLTYVDDLGEEWSIDMIHILRGSRYDGYFEQVAERIRARLTPELRHTILSLKYATPESVHIAGIEYYRAVIEGGVRSYAEFLEWRRKNPLTGVVEWLP from the coding sequence ATGGCCGATGATGTCGAGGCTCTTTCGGAGCGGAACAGCGACCGGGCCTGGCGCATCGTGCGTGCCGGCGGCTTTTTCGGGGCCTGGGCTTCGATTGGCGCCGAGGCTCATGTGGTGGGCTCTTTGCGCATGGGTTTGCTCATGAAGCATCGCGACATCGACCTGCACGTTTATTCGTCGCTGTTGTCGGTTTCGGACAGTTTCGGGGCGGTCGCTCTCTTGGCCCGGAATCCGGCGGTGAGGCAAATCACATATCGCAATCTCGTCGATACCGAGGAGGCGTGTATCGAATGGCATCTTACTTATGTCGATGACTTGGGGGAGGAGTGGAGCATCGATATGATACACATTCTCCGGGGCAGCCGTTACGACGGCTATTTCGAGCAGGTGGCCGAGCGCATTCGGGCGCGTCTCACTCCCGAATTGCGGCACACGATTCTCTCCTTGAAATATGCGACACCCGAATCGGTGCATATTGCCGGCATCGAATATTATCGGGCCGTAATAGAGGGTGGCGTGCGGAGCTATGCCGAGTTTCTCGAATGGCGGCGGAAAAATCCGCTTACGGGTGTCGTCGAGTGGTTGCCTTGA
- a CDS encoding HD domain-containing protein: MKLDDSLLKKHLGHPLFGLLTETADELGVPCYVIGGYVRDIFLQRPSKDIDVVTVGSGIELAGAFASKLGKRAYLSVFSNFGTAQVKYKGHEIEFVGARRESYSHDSRKPIVEDGTLADDQNRRDFTINALAICLNREHFGELVDSFGGVADLDAGLIRTPLDPDITFSDDPLRMMRAIRFATQLGFRIVDETFDAITRNRERINIISGERIIEEMNKMMGSARPSTGFLLLEKCGLLPLIFPEFHALKGVETVDGRGHKDNFYHTLAVLDQLAAKSDNLWLRWAAVFHDIAKPVTKRYDAKLGWTFHNHNYVGAKMIPGIFRRMKLPMNEKMKFVQKMVELHMRPIALVEDEVTDSAVRRLLFDAGDDIDSLMLLCEADITSKNQEKVRRILNNFALVRTKLHDIEEKDRVRNFQPPVTGEEIMQVFALSPCRVVGEIKTAIKDAILDGVIPNEHEAAYRYMLQVAAGKGLAPEGEGNLAAK, from the coding sequence ATGAAGCTCGACGATTCGTTATTGAAAAAACACTTGGGACACCCCCTTTTCGGACTCCTTACCGAGACGGCCGATGAACTGGGTGTGCCTTGTTATGTCATTGGCGGTTATGTGCGCGATATTTTCTTGCAGCGTCCGTCGAAAGACATCGATGTCGTGACGGTGGGCAGTGGCATCGAATTGGCCGGGGCGTTTGCTTCGAAGCTGGGGAAACGGGCTTATCTGTCGGTTTTCAGCAATTTCGGAACGGCGCAAGTCAAGTACAAAGGTCACGAAATCGAGTTTGTTGGAGCCCGTCGCGAGTCTTATTCTCACGATTCCCGCAAACCCATTGTCGAGGACGGCACTTTGGCCGATGACCAAAACCGCCGTGACTTCACCATCAATGCGCTGGCCATCTGCCTCAATCGCGAACATTTCGGCGAGTTGGTCGATTCTTTCGGCGGTGTGGCCGATCTTGATGCCGGCCTTATTCGCACGCCGCTCGACCCCGACATCACATTCAGCGACGACCCGTTGCGCATGATGCGGGCCATTCGCTTTGCCACGCAGTTGGGGTTCCGCATCGTCGATGAGACTTTCGACGCCATCACGCGCAACCGCGAACGCATCAACATCATTTCGGGAGAGCGCATCATCGAGGAGATGAACAAGATGATGGGTTCGGCACGACCTTCGACAGGTTTCCTCTTGCTCGAAAAGTGCGGTCTGCTTCCCCTCATATTTCCCGAGTTCCATGCCTTGAAAGGCGTCGAGACGGTCGACGGTCGCGGGCATAAGGACAATTTCTATCATACGCTGGCCGTGCTCGACCAGTTGGCGGCCAAGAGCGACAATCTGTGGTTGCGCTGGGCGGCGGTGTTTCATGACATCGCCAAACCGGTCACCAAGCGGTATGACGCCAAACTGGGCTGGACATTCCATAACCACAATTATGTGGGAGCCAAGATGATACCGGGCATATTCCGCCGCATGAAGCTCCCGATGAACGAAAAGATGAAGTTCGTGCAGAAGATGGTCGAGTTGCACATGCGTCCCATCGCGCTGGTCGAAGACGAGGTGACCGACTCGGCCGTGCGCCGTCTGCTCTTTGATGCCGGCGACGACATCGATTCGCTCATGCTGCTTTGTGAGGCCGACATTACTTCGAAAAATCAGGAAAAGGTGCGTCGCATATTGAACAACTTCGCGCTGGTGCGCACCAAGTTGCACGACATCGAGGAGAAGGACCGCGTGCGCAACTTCCAGCCCCCGGTAACCGGCGAAGAAATCATGCAGGTTTTTGCCCTGTCGCCTTGCCGTGTCGTGGGAGAGATAAAGACGGCCATCAAAGATGCCATTCTCGACGGGGTAATTCCCAATGAGCACGAGGCGGCTTACCGGTATATGTTGCAGGTGGCTGCCGGGAAGGGTCTTGCCCCGGAGGGTGAAGGAAATCTCGCCGCGAAGTAA
- a CDS encoding threonine/serine exporter family protein, whose protein sequence is MIGTIIVDGLFAAIAAIGFGAISNPPRRAFLSIAIAAAIGHALRFSLMHYVGVDIITASFCASFAIGWVSLFLGAKIYCPMTVIYIPALLPMIPGMYAYKTLFALLLFSRNLTDPVLVQQYMQEFFINGIVACGVIFMLAVGATLPFILYPSKPYTLTRRKAELSSVQKD, encoded by the coding sequence ATGATAGGAACAATTATTGTCGACGGTCTTTTTGCGGCTATTGCCGCCATCGGTTTCGGAGCCATTTCCAATCCGCCCCGACGGGCATTCCTTTCTATTGCCATTGCTGCGGCCATCGGTCATGCATTGCGGTTTTCGCTCATGCACTATGTGGGTGTCGATATTATTACGGCATCGTTTTGTGCCTCGTTTGCCATCGGTTGGGTGAGTCTCTTTTTAGGAGCAAAGATTTATTGTCCCATGACGGTGATATACATACCGGCGCTTCTGCCCATGATTCCCGGCATGTATGCATACAAAACGCTCTTTGCCCTGCTTCTCTTTTCGCGCAACCTGACCGACCCGGTGTTGGTGCAACAATACATGCAGGAGTTCTTTATCAACGGCATCGTGGCTTGCGGCGTCATCTTCATGCTGGCCGTGGGAGCCACATTGCCCTTTATCCTCTATCCGTCGAAGCCTTACACGCTGACCCGCCGCAAGGCCGAGTTGAGCAGCGTTCAAAAAGACTGA
- a CDS encoding threonine/serine exporter family protein, protein MKDEKEFHRISDFISGYAVRLMGSGVHTSRVVRNTMRISEALGVVTQMTLLHKTLIFSIHDKESGQVMSDVVPVKSFPISFYLNSELSSLSWAALDNHLPLEEIERRYQKIVDTPRINHTLLTFLVACANGSFCQLFGGSWTAIAIVFVATLIGFSLKSFMQKRHISHYVIFVISALVSSLIASVSLLFDATPDIAIGTSVLFLIPGVPLLNGVIDIVESHILLGMTRLVGALLLVMCIAVGLSITLAIVHNGLVLL, encoded by the coding sequence ATGAAGGACGAAAAAGAGTTTCATCGCATATCCGATTTTATCTCCGGTTATGCCGTCAGGTTGATGGGCTCGGGCGTACACACCTCCCGTGTGGTGCGCAATACGATGCGCATCAGTGAGGCACTTGGGGTTGTCACGCAGATGACCCTGTTGCATAAAACCCTCATCTTCTCGATACACGACAAGGAGTCGGGGCAGGTCATGAGCGATGTCGTGCCGGTCAAGAGTTTCCCGATTAGCTTTTATCTCAATTCCGAGTTGAGTTCGCTCAGTTGGGCGGCGCTGGACAATCATCTCCCGCTCGAAGAGATTGAACGCCGGTATCAGAAGATTGTCGATACTCCCCGCATCAATCACACGTTGCTCACATTCCTGGTGGCTTGTGCCAATGGCTCGTTCTGCCAACTTTTCGGCGGCAGCTGGACGGCGATAGCAATCGTCTTTGTGGCGACGCTTATCGGATTCTCCTTGAAGAGCTTTATGCAGAAACGGCACATTAGCCATTACGTCATCTTTGTCATATCGGCTCTCGTTTCGTCTTTGATTGCTTCGGTATCGTTGCTGTTCGATGCGACGCCCGACATTGCCATCGGTACGAGCGTGCTCTTTTTGATTCCCGGCGTACCCTTGCTCAACGGGGTCATCGACATTGTCGAGAGCCACATACTCCTGGGCATGACCCGGCTTGTCGGCGCGTTGTTGTTGGTCATGTGCATTGCCGTGGGGCTGTCGATAACTCTGGCTATTGTGCACAACGGATTGGTATTGCTTTGA
- a CDS encoding rhamnogalacturonan acetylesterase has protein sequence MKLKLLMLAVVCTAAAYAQETYRFDFTGKARKGYVRVDATMLYDDAVGYGFDFGQIPSADGRSPFFFSVKVPDGNYKVTVKLGSETSAGETTVRGESRRLFVEREKTEAGKFKKETFIVNKRNTRITDDVRVRIKPREKKKLNWDDKLTLEFNGPAPRVAEVVIEPTQKPITVFLCGNSTVVDQDNEPWGSWGQMIPRFFTDKVCIANYAESGESANTFLAARRFEKALTQMKAGDYVFVEFGHNDQKQKGKGKGPWTSFYDSLKQYIVKAREKGATIVFVTPTQRRSFGEDGKIHDTHGEYPAAMRKLAEEEGVPVIELNEMTRTLYETLGVETSRRAFVQYPANTFPGQTEALEDNTHFNPYGAYQIAKCVLQGIKDKKLGLARYIKDFKGYDPAHPDDVNAFVWDLSPFTEIEKPDGN, from the coding sequence ATGAAACTGAAACTATTGATGCTCGCTGTGGTGTGCACCGCGGCGGCGTATGCACAGGAGACATATCGATTCGACTTCACGGGCAAGGCTCGCAAAGGGTATGTGCGGGTCGATGCGACGATGCTTTATGACGATGCGGTCGGGTACGGTTTCGACTTCGGACAGATACCTTCGGCCGACGGCAGGTCTCCGTTCTTCTTCTCGGTGAAGGTTCCCGATGGCAACTACAAGGTCACCGTGAAACTGGGCTCTGAAACTTCGGCCGGTGAGACCACCGTGCGGGGCGAGTCGCGTCGCCTCTTTGTGGAGCGCGAAAAGACCGAAGCCGGCAAGTTCAAGAAAGAGACTTTTATCGTAAACAAGCGCAATACGCGCATTACCGACGACGTGCGGGTGCGCATCAAACCCCGCGAGAAGAAAAAACTCAACTGGGACGACAAGCTCACCCTCGAATTTAACGGCCCGGCTCCGCGGGTTGCCGAGGTGGTGATAGAGCCCACGCAGAAACCCATAACCGTTTTCTTGTGCGGCAATTCCACGGTGGTCGACCAGGACAATGAACCGTGGGGCAGTTGGGGGCAGATGATTCCCCGTTTCTTCACCGACAAGGTGTGCATTGCCAACTATGCCGAGAGCGGTGAGTCGGCCAATACCTTCTTGGCGGCCCGTCGTTTTGAGAAAGCCCTCACCCAGATGAAAGCCGGCGACTATGTCTTTGTGGAATTCGGTCACAACGACCAAAAGCAGAAAGGTAAGGGTAAAGGGCCTTGGACTTCTTTCTATGACAGCCTCAAACAATATATCGTGAAGGCTCGCGAGAAGGGGGCGACCATTGTTTTCGTGACCCCTACGCAACGGCGGAGTTTCGGCGAAGACGGCAAGATTCACGACACGCATGGGGAGTATCCCGCTGCCATGCGCAAGTTGGCCGAGGAGGAGGGTGTTCCCGTTATTGAATTGAACGAGATGACCCGCACTCTCTACGAGACTTTGGGCGTGGAGACTTCGCGTCGCGCTTTTGTCCAATATCCGGCCAACACTTTCCCGGGTCAGACCGAGGCGCTCGAAGACAATACCCACTTCAACCCCTACGGGGCTTACCAGATTGCCAAATGCGTCTTGCAGGGCATCAAGGACAAGAAATTGGGCTTGGCCCGCTACATCAAGGATTTCAAGGGCTATGACCCGGCTCACCCCGATGACGTGAATGCCTTCGTGTGGGACCTCAGTCCGTTTACCGAAATCGAGAAGCCCGACGGCAATTAA